Proteins encoded within one genomic window of Bacillota bacterium:
- a CDS encoding JAB domain-containing protein codes for MKKGFSLYSIKLVKSKTVPYDSTGVSINNASIAAEVARMYYRGADREAFSTLLLNVKNQLIGANIVSVGNLNSSLVHPREVFKPAILANAFEVILIHNHPSGDPTPSRADIEITRRMIQAGDLLDIRVVDHVIIAEDRYASMREKGLAF; via the coding sequence ATGAAGAAAGGATTCTCGCTGTATTCCATCAAGCTCGTGAAGTCAAAGACCGTTCCATATGATAGCACAGGGGTAAGCATCAATAACGCGTCAATAGCAGCAGAAGTCGCACGGATGTATTACAGAGGTGCAGATCGGGAGGCATTCTCAACTCTCCTTCTCAATGTCAAGAACCAGCTCATAGGCGCAAACATAGTGAGCGTGGGGAACCTGAACTCAAGCCTGGTACACCCGCGGGAGGTATTCAAGCCTGCGATACTGGCCAATGCATTTGAGGTCATACTCATCCATAACCACCCGAGCGGCGACCCCACGCCAAGTAGAGCGGATATAGAGATCACCAGGCGCATGATCCAGGCGGGAGATCTGCTGGATATAAGGGTCGTAGACCATGTCATAATTGCCGAGGATCGGTATGCCAGTATGCGAGAAAAAGGCCTGGCATTCTAA
- a CDS encoding multicopper oxidase domain-containing protein, with protein sequence MSRRLFYNLFATDGFINLPTDPTGTEPRRRIYVFGFVGGLFKVQPISFGVPTGPATVVNPQFDTTVPANLDALRGKAVIPSPRIDMEIGDELYITLTNLGLYLTTPPILDLHTVHIHGGHVATQVDGVPETSWGVPVTPPGMPAITVTYYFKPEKPGTYFYHCHQEASEHVQMGMYGALIVYPSMLSLAQAGIVKGPSTGRWFFRGRLQPQIPTTATNRNFAYNDINSFFNSDWVLLFSDIDSTWHDAVFAQTDFNPVNYKPDYWLVNGRAFPDTLLPTTLPASLEPDFGYSIPDGYESYVRVSTGNPATRRPPDKFLLRMINIGYQPVPFHVHGWHGMIVGKDANPRTAGEMNFTTLVGSGESYDILYSADDKRSIYADYIFCGKAGFPSLKQQIAQATEQSITAGTFIPPFPGATDLWANIILQTSLGQGTFIPPYNWVPWNYGSSTADNFMFPQFYLAHNHDDYKVTNNGVYPGGQLILIETDFPGSDYRRTPPIITEPPHICPRVPIP encoded by the coding sequence TTGTCTAGGAGGCTATTCTATAACCTCTTTGCCACAGACGGGTTCATCAATCTCCCGACGGATCCCACAGGGACCGAACCCCGTAGACGGATATACGTTTTCGGCTTCGTTGGCGGCCTATTCAAGGTCCAACCTATATCCTTCGGCGTACCTACAGGTCCGGCAACAGTGGTAAACCCGCAGTTTGATACCACCGTGCCGGCGAACCTGGATGCCCTCAGAGGGAAGGCAGTAATCCCATCGCCAAGAATTGATATGGAGATTGGCGATGAGCTGTATATTACCCTTACTAACCTCGGGTTATATCTTACGACTCCTCCTATACTCGATCTTCATACTGTTCATATCCACGGAGGCCATGTGGCTACCCAGGTCGACGGTGTTCCCGAAACCTCCTGGGGCGTGCCTGTGACTCCACCCGGTATGCCAGCTATCACCGTGACCTACTATTTCAAGCCGGAAAAGCCTGGCACATACTTCTATCACTGCCACCAGGAAGCTTCTGAACACGTCCAAATGGGTATGTATGGAGCACTAATTGTCTACCCATCCATGCTAAGCTTGGCTCAAGCAGGCATCGTGAAGGGCCCTTCAACGGGGCGCTGGTTCTTCAGGGGCAGATTACAACCTCAAATCCCTACTACTGCTACCAATAGGAACTTCGCATACAACGATATCAACTCATTCTTTAATAGTGACTGGGTCCTGTTGTTCTCGGACATCGATTCGACATGGCACGACGCAGTGTTTGCCCAAACAGACTTTAACCCGGTCAACTACAAACCGGATTACTGGCTGGTAAACGGGCGTGCCTTCCCGGACACCTTGCTGCCAACGACTCTGCCTGCATCGCTAGAGCCCGACTTCGGGTATAGCATTCCAGACGGATATGAAAGCTATGTAAGGGTATCAACAGGGAATCCTGCTACTCGTAGACCACCTGACAAATTCCTGCTACGCATGATAAACATCGGCTACCAACCGGTACCGTTCCATGTTCACGGCTGGCATGGTATGATAGTCGGCAAGGATGCCAACCCACGGACAGCTGGTGAGATGAACTTCACCACTCTAGTGGGATCGGGAGAGAGTTATGACATACTCTATTCCGCTGACGACAAGAGGTCCATCTATGCAGATTACATCTTCTGCGGCAAAGCAGGCTTCCCGTCTTTAAAGCAGCAGATCGCTCAGGCTACAGAACAATCGATTACGGCAGGTACTTTCATTCCACCATTTCCGGGCGCGACGGATCTATGGGCCAACATCATACTACAAACCAGCCTAGGCCAGGGGACGTTTATTCCTCCATATAACTGGGTGCCCTGGAACTATGGTTCTTCTACGGCAGACAACTTCATGTTCCCGCAGTTCTATTTAGCCCACAATCACGACGATTACAAGGTTACTAATAATGGTGTATATCCAGGCGGCCAGCTAATCCTCATTGAAACTGACTTCCCAGGATCTGATTATAGGAGAACTCCCCCTATCATAACCGAGCCTCCTCACATCTGTCCGCGAGTACCGATTCCATAG